From a region of the Nothobranchius furzeri strain GRZ-AD chromosome 12, NfurGRZ-RIMD1, whole genome shotgun sequence genome:
- the ddx5 gene encoding probable ATP-dependent RNA helicase DDX5, with amino-acid sequence MPGYADRDRGRDRDRGYGGGPPRFGGGRGGGGGGGKFGNPGDRLRKKHWNLDELPKFEKNFYQQHPDVAHRSPQELEQYRRTRAITVKGRECPNPITKFHEASFPTYVMEVINKQNWTEPTPIQSQGWPLALSGQDMVGIAQTGSGKTLAYLLPAIVHINHQPFLERGDGPICLVLAPTRELAQQVQQVAAEYGRASRLKSTCIYGGAPKGPQLRDLEKGVEICIATPGRLIDFLEAGKTNLRRCTYLVLDEADRMLDMGFEPQIRKIVDQIRPDRQTLMWSATWPKEVRQLAEDFLKEYVQINVGALQLSANHNILQIVDVCNDGEKENKLIRLLEEIMSEKENKTIIFVETKRRCDDLTRRMRRDGWPAMGIHGDKSQQERDWVLNEFKFGKAPILIATDVASRGLDVEDVKFVINFDYPNNSEDYIHRIGRTARSQKTGTAYTFFTPNNMRQAGDLISVLREANQAINPKLIQMAEERGGRSRGGRGDYRDRDRFSSGRRDYGGGRDRDGGRNFNGPKSFGTNSQNGGYGSSNGTSNGYGGGNYGNGQSNFNNSQGGSFGGQNNFQNQQFTPNNAVAQNGASHPPFPFTQGQAQQQHPPPMAPYSMPPQFSQ; translated from the exons ATGCCTGGATATGCTGACAGAGACCGCGGCAGGGACAGAGACAGAGG CTATGGCGGTGGACCTCCCCGGTTCGGTGGAGGCCgtggtggtggaggaggtggTGGGAAGTTCGGCAACCCCGGTGACCGGCTGAGGAAGAAGCACTGGAACCTGGACGAACTCCCGAAGTTCGAGAAGAACTTTTACCAGCAGCATCCCGACGTGGCCCATAGGTCACCG CAAGAGCTTGAACAGTACAGAAGGACCAGAGCCATCACAGTCAAAGGGAGAGAATGTCCAAACCCCATCACGAAGTTCCATGAAGCTAGCTTCCCCA CTTATGTAATGGAGGTGATCAACAAACAGAATTGGACAGAACCAACACCCATCCAGTCTCAAGGTTGGCCTTTGGCCCTCAGTGGCCAGGACATGGTTGGCATTGCACAGACTGGTTCTGGCAAGACGCTCGCT TATCTGCTGCCTGCAATTGTCCACATCAACCACCAGCCTTTCCTGGAACGTGGCGATGGTCCAATT TGTCTGGTGCTAGCCCCAACTCGTGAGCTTGCACAGCAGGTGCAACAGGTGGCCGCAGAATATGGCAGAGCTTCTCGTCTGAAGTCCACCTGCATCTACGGAGGAGCACCAAAGGGGCCTCAGCTTCGTGACCTGGAAAAGG GTGTCGAGATTTGTATCGCCACTCCAGGAAGGCTCATCGACTTCCTTGAGGCAGGAAAGACCAACCTCCGCAGGTGCACGTACCTTGTGCTGGATGAGGCAGACAGGATGCTGGACATGGGCTTTGAGCCACAGATCAGGAAGATTGTTGATCAAATCAGG CCTGACCGACAGACACTGATGTGGAGTGCCACTTGGCCTAAAGAGGTCCGCCAGCTGGCTGAGGACTTCCTGAAGGAGTACGTTCAGATCAACGTCGGAGCACTGCAGCTTAGTGCCAACCACAACATCCTGCAGATCGTTGATGTTTGCAATGATGGAGAGAAGGAGAACAA ACTCATTCGTTTGCTTGAAGAGATCATGAGCGAGAAGGAGAACAAGACCATCATCTTTGTCGAGACAAAGAGGAGATGTGATGATCTCACGCGCAGAATGAGGAGGGATGG GTGGCCGGCTATGGGAATCCATGGTGACAAAAGCCAACAGGAGAGAGACTGGGTTCTTAATG AGTTCAAATTTGGAAAAGCTCCAATACTCATTGCTACAGATGTTGCCTCCAGAGGTCTAG ATGTTGAAGATGTGAAATTTGTCATCAACTTTGACTACCCCAACAACTCTGAGGACTATATCCACCGCATTGGCAGAACTGCTCGTAGCCAAAAGACGGGCACTGCCTATACCTTCTTCACCCCCAACAACATGAGGCAGGCTGGGGATCTCATCTCTGTGCTTCGTGAAGCCAACCAGGCCATCAACCCCAAGCTGATTCAGATGGCTGAGGAAAGGGGAG GTCGTTCAAGAGGCGGTAGAGGTGACTATAGGGATAGGGACAGGTTTTCCTCTGGAAGGCGCGACTACGGCGGCGGTAGAGACCGGGACGGCGGTAGAAACTTTAATGGACCCAAGTCCTTTGGCACAAATTCACAGAATGGAGGCTATGGCAGCAGTAATGGTACCAGCAATGGCTACGGTGGTGGAAACTACGGTAATGGACAATCCAACTTCAACAACAGCCAAGGAGGATCCTTCGGTGGTCAGAACAACTTCCAGAACCAACAGTTTACTCCAAATAACGCTGTTGCACAGAACGGTGCGAGCCACCCCCCATTCCCCTTCACTCAGGGACAGGCCCAACAGCAGCATCCTCCACCAATGGCACCATACTCCATGCCTCCTCAGTTCTCTCAGTAA
- the LOC107376253 gene encoding serotonin N-acetyltransferase has product MMSVVGAQALIKPMQTSPSVSPGIQRRHTLPASEVRPLNTQDAISVFEIEREAFISVSGECPLHLDEVRHFLTLCPELSMGWFEEGRLVAFIIGSLWDQDRLATEALTLHKPRGSTVHIHVLAVHRTFRQQGKGPILMWRYLQYLRCLPNVRRAVLMCEDFLIPFYRKSGFKVLGRCAVTVANLTFTEMWYPISGHAYMRRNSEAIRFPQHPLTLPLAKTDEQVDL; this is encoded by the exons ATGATGTCTGTGGTGGGCGCACAGGCTCTCATCAAACCAATGCAGACTTCACCATCGGTTTCGCCCGGAATCCAGCGGAGACACACGCTGCCCGCTAGCGAGGTGCGGCCGCTCAACACGCAAGATGCCATCAGCGTCTTTGAGATCGAAAGGGAGG CTTTTATCTCAGTGTCAGGTGAGTGTCCTCTCCACCTGGACGAAGTGCGTCACTTCCTCACGTTGTGTCCGGAGCTGTCCATGGGCTGGTTCGAGGAGGGGCGGCTGGTGGCTTTCATCATCGGGTCCTTGTGGGACCAGGACAGGCTCGCCACA GAAGCGCTGACACTCCACAAGCCACGTGGCTCTACCGTGCACATCCATGTCCTGGCGGTCCATCGCACCTTCAGGCAACAGGGGAAGGGCCCCATCTTGATGTGGCGCTACCTGCAGTATCTCCGCTGCCTGCCCAACGTGCGCCGAGCCGTGCTCATGTGCGAGGACTTCCTCATCCCCTTCTACCGCAAATCAGGCTTCAAGGTGCTGGGCCGCTGCGCCGTCACCGTGGCCAACCTCACCTTCACGGAGATGTGGTATCCAATCAGCGGCCACGCCTACATGCGCCGCAACAGCGAGGCCATCCGCTTCCCGCAGCATCCATTGACCCTGCCTCTGGCAAAGACTGACGAGCAAGTTGACTTATGA